One genomic region from Bubalus bubalis isolate 160015118507 breed Murrah chromosome 24, NDDB_SH_1, whole genome shotgun sequence encodes:
- the ELFN1 gene encoding protein ELFN1: MAGCGREAPWVWVCVVAALLHAGGLVHGDCWLIEGDKGFVWLAICSQNQPPYEAIPQQINSTIVDLRLNENRIRSVQYAALSRFGNLTYLNLTKNEIGYIEDGAFSGQFNLQVLQLGYNRLRNLTEGVLRGLGKLEYLYLQANLIEAVAPGAFWECPNIVNVDLSMNRIQRLHSATFAGLARLSVCELYSNPFYCSCELLGFLRWLAAFANATQAHDRVQCESPPLYSGYFLLGQGRHGQRSILGKLQSVCTDGPYAVETRPAPGRPPSGRSPPPPPAPPAEPSEAPCAEDECFSGDGTTPLVALPTLAPQAEARPLIKVKQLTQNSATIMVQLPSPFTRMYTLEHFNNSKSSTVSRLTRAQEEIRLTNLYALTNYTYCVVSSSSGLHHNHSCLTICLPQPPGPPGPVPSPSTATRYIVAVLGCLFGMVVALGAVYYCRRRRRRREGKQKQAAAVAGSLNKTIIELKYGPELEAPGLAPLSQGPLLGPEAVTRIPYLPAAPGEVEQYQLAEGSGTPKGSKGGYMEVRAAEQAERRDGEQGRPGPDSQSSVAEISTIAKEVDKVNQIINNCIDALKAESTSFQGGKPGAVSTAEPLAGKRGFLAPAYQDACGLQRHHSLEAAPGAPRASSSSSGSARSPRPYRAEPPALHEAKYIEKGSPAAEAILTVTPAAAVLRAEPEKGRQYGEHRHSYPGPHPAEPPAPPAPPESLGSRKASILEPLTRPRPRDLAYAPLSPQYRHLSYASSPEYTCRASRSLWARFRLSRPRHRDAGECVAAGHALRRKVQFAKDEDLHDILDYWKGVSAQHKS, translated from the coding sequence ATGGCTGGGTGCGGGCGGGAGGCGccgtgggtgtgggtgtgtgtggtggCCGCCCTGCTGCACGCGGGTGGGCTGGTGCACGGTGACTGCTGGCTCATCGAGGGCGACAAGGGCTTCGTGTGGCTGGCCATCTGCAGCCAGAACCAGCCACCCTACGAGGCTATCCCGCAGCAGATCAACAGCACCATTGTGGACCTGCGGCTCAATGAGAACCGCATCCGCAGCGTGCAGTACGCGGCGCTGAGCCGCTTCGGCAACCTCACGTACCTGAACCTCACCAAGAACGAGATCGGCTACATCGAAGATGGTGCCTTCTCGGGCCAGTTCAACCTGCAGGTACTGCAGCTCGGCTACAACCGGCTGCGCAACCTGACGGAGGGTGTGCTGCGCGGCCTGGGCAAGCTCGAGTACCTGTACCTGCAGGCCAACCTCATTGAGGCGGTGGCGCCCGGCGCCTTCTGGGAGTGCCCCAACATCGTCAACGTGGACCTGTCCATGAACCGCATCCAGCGTCTGCACAGCGCCACCTTTGCGGGCCTGGCGCGGCTCTCGGTGTGCGAGCTCTACAGCAACCCCTTCTACTGCTCCTGCGAGCTGCTGGGCTTCCTGCGCTGGCTGGCGGCCTTCGCCAACGCCACGCAGGCCCATGACCGCGTGCAGTGCGAGTCCCCGCCGCTCTACTCCGGCTACTTCCTGCTGGGCCAGGGCCGCCACGGCCAGCGCAGCATCCTGGGCAAGCTGCAGTCCGTGTGCACGGACGGCCCGTACGCGGTGGAGACCCGCCCGGCGCCCGGCCGCCCCCCCTCCGGCCGCTCGCCGCCACCGCCCCCCGCGCCGCCTGCGGAGCCCAGCGAGGCCCCCTGCGCCGAGGACGAGTGCTTCTCCGGCGACGGCACCACGCCGCTGGTGGCCCTGCCCACGCTGGCCCCGCAGGCCGAGGCCCGCCCGCTCATCAAGGTCAAGCAGCTGACGCAGAACTCGGCCACCATCATGGTGCAGCTGCCCAGCCCGTTCACCCGCATGTACACGCTGGAGCACTTCAACAACAGCAAGTCGTCCACTGTGTCCAGGCTGACCCGGGCCCAGGAGGAGATCCGCCTGACCAACCTGTACGCGCTCACCAACTACACCTACTGCGTGGTGTCCAGCAGCTCGGGCCTGCATCACAACCACAGCTGCCTCACCATCTGCCTGCCGCAGCCGCCCGGCCCGCCGGGCCCCGTGCCCAGCCCCTCCACGGCCACCCGCTACATCGTGGCCGTCCTGGGCTGCCTCTTCGGCATGGTGGTGGCGCTGGGTGCCGTCTACTactgccgccgccgccggcgGCGGCGGGAGGGCAAGCAGAAGCAGGCGGCGGCGGTGGCCGGCAGCCTCAACAAGACCATCATCGAGCTCAAGTACGGGCCCGAGCTGGAGGCGCCAGGCCTGGCCCCGCTGTCCCAGGGCCCGCTGCTGGGCCCCGAGGCGGTGACCCGCATCCCATACCTGCCCGCCGCCCCCGGGGAGGTGGAGCAGTACCAGCTGGCGGAGGGCAGCGGGACACCCAAGGGCAGCAAGGGCGGCTACATGGAGGTGCGTGCGGCAGAGCAGGCAGAGCGCAGGGACGGGGAGCAGGGCCGGCCGGGCCCCGACAGCCAGAGCTCGGTGGCTGAGATCTCCACCATCGCCAAGGAGGTGGACAAGGTCAACCAGATCATCAACAACTGCATCGACGCCCTCAAGGCCGAGTCCACCTCCTTCCAGGGCGGCAAGCCGGGCGCCGTGTCCACGGCCGAGCCGCTGGCCGGCAAGCGCGGCTTCCTGGCGCCCGCCTACCAGGACGCCTGCGGCCTGCAGCGGCACCACAGCCTGGAGGCCGCCCCCGGGGCCCCGCGGGCCAGCTCCTCGTCCAGCGGCTCCGCCCGCAGCCCGCGGCCCTACCGCGCCGAGCCCCCTGCGCTGCACGAGGCCAAGTACATCGAGAAGGGCTCGCCCGCGGCAGAGGCCATCCTCACGGTGACACCCGCGGCCGCTGTGCTGCGGGCCGAGCCCGAGAAGGGCCGGCAGTACGGGGAGCACCGGCACTCGTACCCCGGGCCCCACCCTGCGGAGCCCCCCGCGCCGCCCGCGCCCCCTGAGAGCCTGGGCAGCCGCAAGGCCTCCATCCTGGAGCCGCTGACGCGGCCGCGACCCCGCGACCTGGCCTACGCGCCCCTGTCGCCTCAGTACCGCCACCTGAGCTACGCCTCCAGCCCCGAGTACACCTGCCGCGCCTCCCGCAGCCTCTGGGCCCGCTTCAGACTGAGCCGCCCGCGGCACCGGGACGCCGGGGAGTGCGTGGCGGCAGGCCACGCGCTGCGGCGGAAGGTGCAGTTCGCCAAGGACGAGGACCTGCACGACATCCTGGACTACTGGAAGGGCGTGTCTGCGCAGCACAAGTCCTGA